One part of the Phragmites australis chromosome 3, lpPhrAust1.1, whole genome shotgun sequence genome encodes these proteins:
- the LOC133911506 gene encoding uncharacterized protein LOC133911506 — MAKTRKPPPPPPPPPPAETPSPQRRRKKKGRPSLLDLQRRSLRLQAQNPSPDPAPSRRDPNPSDDDDDGAGSGRRRQKRLKSVLSGSVKEESGEGKKDAAKATGKGDAASDGGPTGTPLPDKKLLLFILDRLQKKDTYGVFSEPVDPEELPDYHEIIEHPMDFSTIREKLLNDSYSTLEQFENDVFLLTLNAMSYNSADTIYYRQARSIEALAKKDFENLRQPSDEEDEQPKPARRGRPPKNPKVEDDVSPDLSNVKANKHEDNAETIRKRLTGDRTRNTNTPTKDSSTFHSMLSSSSVKRTDKIGDYSGSSKWGKKPTSLDDDRRSTYDQHYSRNSSLFAALDDERKLLVPVGLQQQYAYARSVARFAAKLGSLGWDIAANRIRRTLPPGANFGPGWVLDGEPPQNSQWAPIVASTNSSSQSTTPPFDMTSKNDVLHHKSGLSSNGDVTGEEHLTRTQAVASTSAGFDKRSEIASKVIKYENGANKSCGMDNTGPAPPLQHNQSYSREMHSNVNGFTAVSNTISQYAGQGIFGSGIPMTHAQVLGMFSGVNGRANSYIHGHPLTAGSVKIAQNGDVGKATPNPVQDPGHDPKIVLPPNANNSAPPNLNAGVQSSSSPPRGKVANPKQPDLALQL; from the exons ATGGCGAAGACCCGAaagcctccgcctccgcctcctccgccgcccccCGCAGAAACGCCATCCCCGCAGCGGCGGCGCAAGAAGAAGggccgcccctccctcctcgACCTCCAGCGCCGCAGCCTCCGCCTCCaggcccaaaaccctagccccgACCCTGCACCCTCCCGCCGGGACCCCAACCcctccgacgacgacgacgacggggccgggagcgggcggcggcggcagaagCGCCTCAAGAGCGTCCTCTCCGGCAGCGTCAAG GAAGAGTcaggggaggggaagaaggaTGCAGCGAAAGCGACGGGGAAAG GGGATGCTGCGTCGGATGGCGGGCCCACGGGAACGCCCCTCCCAGACAAAAAGTTGCTGCTCTTCATCCTCGATAGGCTCCAGAA GAAGGATACTTATGGAGTTTTCTCAGAGCCTGTCGACCCAGAAGAG CTTCCAGATTACCATGAGATTATTGAGCATCCTATGGATTTCTCAACGATCCGTGAGAAGCTGTTGAATGATTCGTACTCTACCTTAGAGCAGTTCGAG AATGATGTATTTCTTCTTACATTAAATGCCATGTCTTACAATTCAGCCGACACAATCTACTATCGGCAG GCTCGATCTATTGAAGCTCTTGCCAAAAAGGATTTTGAGAACTTGAGGCAACCTAGTGATGAAGAAGACGAACAACCCAAGCCAGCTCGAAGAGGTAGGCCGCCGAAGAATCCCAAGGTGGAGGATGATGTGTCACCAGATTTATCCAATGtaaaagcaaacaaacatgAAGACAATGCTGAAACAATAAGAAAAAGATTGACCGGAGACAGAACTCGAAATACAAATACCCCAACAAAAGATTCATCCACTTTTCATAGTATGCTCAGCTCTTCTAGTGTAAAAAGAACAGATAAAATTGGTGATTACTCAG GTTCTTCCAAGTGGGGAAAAAAGCCTACTAGTTTAGATGACGACCGTCGAAGTACATATGATCAGCATTACTCACGTAATAGTTCTCTGTTTGCTGCCCTTGATGATGAGAGGAAACTTCTAGTGCCA GTAGGGCTTCAGCAGCAATATGCGTATGCTAGGAGTGTGGCGCGCTTCGCAGCGAAATTGGGTTCGCTTGGCTGGGATATAGCAGCAAATCGTATCAGACGGACGCTGCCCCCTGGGGCAAATTTTGGCCCAGGATGGGTTTTAGATGGCGAGCCACCTCAAAACTCTCAGTGGGCTCCTATTGTCGCATCCACCAATTCCTCCTCTCAGTCCACTACTCCACCCTTCGACATGACATCCAAGAACGATGTACTCCATCACAAGTCCGGACTGTCTTCAAATGGGGATGTTACTGGTGAAGAGCATCTAACTAGAACTCAAGCAGTAGCTTCTACATCAGCAGGATTTGATAAGAGGTCTGAAATTGCCAGTAAAGTGATCAAGTATGAGAATGGAGCTAACAAGTCATGTGGTATGGATAATACTGGACCAGCTCCTCCTTTACAGCACAACCAAAGCTACAGTCGAGAAATGCACTCTAATGTCAATGGCTTCACTGCTGTATCAAACACCATTAGTCAATATGCTGGACAAGGGATATTTGGATCAGGCATTCCTATGACACATGCTCAAGTGCTTGGGATGTTTTCTGGAGTCAATGGCAGAGCCAACAGCTATATCCATGGGCACCCACTAACTGCTGGTAGTGTTAAAATAGCACAGAATGGAGATGTTGGAAAGGCAACCCCCAATCCTGTGCAAGATCCAGGCCATGATCCAAAGATTGTGTTGCCTCCAAATGCTAATAACTCTGCTCCTCCAAACTTAAATGCTGGTGTCCAGTCATCCAGTTCCCCGCCTAGAGGGAAGGTAGCAAACCCAAAGCAGCCTGACCTGGCTTTGCAGCTCTGA
- the LOC133911513 gene encoding probable serine/threonine-protein kinase PBL21, with amino-acid sequence MGCFGCFAPEADEGSEDLKPSKPDDSSGADARRKVAPDVANGYAHSFTFKDLLVATGYFNAANFIGEGGFGKVFKGKINGQMVAVKQLARDGVQGSHEFLVEVLMLTVLNHPNLVSLVGFCAQGDERLLVYEYMPLGSLEGHLFDVPLGKQPLDWNTRVRIAVGVAEGLSYLHNVADPPIIYRDMKAANILLGEDFSPKLSDFGLAKVGPVGDRTHVSTRVMGTYGYCAPDYVVSGKLTMKSDIYSFGVLLLELITGRRIYDASRPKPEQSLLTWSRPFLHDKRKFHQLADPALRGCYPPSALNQLVVISIMCLQDQPHVRPIIADVVIGLNHVANQPYVPERPPLSMSSPVNCRSPQYVYTPSRRRGSRRAAQYA; translated from the exons ATGGGTTGCTTCGGGTGCTTTGCACCGGAGGCGGACGAGGGGAGCGAGGACCTGAAGCCTTCCAAGCCCGATGATTCATCAG GCGCCGATGCAAGGAGAAAGGTGGCGCCGGATGTGGCGAACGGCTACGCGCACAGTTTCACCTTCAAGGATCTGCTTGTGGCCACCGGGTACTTCAACGCGGCCAATTTCATTGGAGAAGGTGGATTCGGGAAGGTGTTCAAGGGCAAGATCAATGGGCAG ATGGTGGCAGTGAAGCAGCTCGCTCGAGATGGTGTGCAGGGGAGCCACGAGTTCTTGGTGGAGGTGCTCATGCTGACAGTGCTCAACCATCCGAATCTTGTTAGCTTGGTCGGGTTTTGCGCGCAGGGGGACGAGAGGCTGCTCGTGTACGAGTACATGCCGCTCGGCagcttggagggccatttgttCG ATGTGCCTCTTGGCAAGCAACCACTCGACTGGAATACACGTGTGAGGATAGCTGTCGGAGTAGCAGAAGGGCTTTCGTATTTGCACAATGTGGCTGATCCACCGATCATATATCGTGATATGAAAGCTGCTAACATTCTGTTGGGTGAGGACTTCAGTCCCAAGCTCTCTGACTTTGGGCTCGCAAAAGTTGGACCAGTTGGTGACAGAACTCATGTCTCCACAAGAGTTATGGGTACCTATGGCTACTGTGCTCCTGACTATGTTGTGAGTGGTAAGCTTACCATGAAATCCGATATATACAGTTTCGGTGTTCTTCTGTTGGAGTTGATCACTGGCAGGAGGATTTATGATGCTTCAAGACCTAAACCAGAGCAGAGTTTGTTGACATGG TCAAGGCCATTTCTGCATGACAAGAGGAAGTTCCACCAGCTTGCTGATCCAGCTCTGCGTGGCTGCTACCCACCATCGGCGCTGAACCAGTTAGTTGTGATCAGCATCATGTGTCTCCAAGATCAGCCCCATGTCCGCCCAATCATTGCCGATGTTGTGATAGGCCTGAACCATGTCGCAAACCAGCCATATGTCCCTGAACGGCCACCATTGTCGATGAGCTCCCCTGTGAACTGCAGGTCACCGCAATATGTTTACACACCATCCAGAAGGAGAGGCAGTAGAAGGGCTGCACAGTATGCATAG